From the Clostridiales bacterium FE2011 genome, one window contains:
- a CDS encoding carbohydrate ABC transporter permease, with amino-acid sequence MSNQKGFRIWLARIVLTLFAVIILLPMVQTFLYSFSSIPEMQGLMDTRGKRTEETWMDLHLSPHKISLGQYEQVLVKDEEILRFFTNSVVYAVAILLGQAFVVPAMAFGLSKFKFRGRETLFFMIVMLMLLPFQVTMVPNVLTLRFMGLLDTVWAVILPMLFAPFFIFLIRQFMISLPDELLEASSIDGAGPFRSFLWIVLPVCRPVLGAAAALSFAESWNLVEQPLTYLSKSVTLMPLSTRFNQMMAGTKGYEFAGAALYILPALLIYLFFQEDILAGIQLTEMK; translated from the coding sequence ATGAGTAATCAAAAAGGCTTCCGGATCTGGCTGGCCAGGATTGTGCTGACGCTGTTTGCGGTGATTATCCTGCTGCCGATGGTACAGACCTTCCTGTATTCCTTCTCTTCCATACCGGAAATGCAGGGACTGATGGACACACGGGGAAAGAGAACCGAAGAAACATGGATGGACCTGCACCTGTCACCCCATAAAATCTCGCTGGGACAGTATGAGCAGGTGCTGGTAAAGGATGAGGAGATCCTGCGTTTCTTTACCAATTCCGTTGTCTATGCGGTGGCCATTCTGCTGGGGCAGGCCTTTGTGGTCCCGGCGATGGCATTCGGACTGAGCAAGTTTAAATTCCGCGGACGGGAAACACTGTTTTTCATGATTGTGATGCTGATGCTTCTGCCCTTCCAGGTGACGATGGTGCCGAATGTGCTGACGCTTCGGTTCATGGGACTGCTGGATACGGTGTGGGCTGTGATCCTGCCGATGCTTTTTGCTCCGTTCTTTATCTTCCTCATCCGTCAGTTTATGATTTCCCTGCCGGATGAACTGCTGGAAGCGTCTTCCATAGATGGAGCCGGCCCGTTCCGCTCCTTCCTGTGGATTGTACTGCCGGTCTGCCGGCCGGTGCTGGGCGCGGCGGCGGCGCTTTCCTTCGCGGAGAGCTGGAACCTGGTGGAACAGCCGCTGACGTACCTGAGCAAAAGCGTAACGCTGATGCCGCTGTCCACGCGGTTTAACCAGATGATGGCAGGAACCAAGGGATATGAGTTTGCCGGCGCGGCGCTGTATATCCTGCCCGCATTGCTGATTTACCTGTTCTTCCAGGAGGATATCCTGGCCGGGATTCAGCTGACGGAAATGAAATAA
- a CDS encoding sugar ABC transporter permease, with translation MYKKFRLAWPFLLPGLAGLLIFYGIPFVGGIWYSVTDGKVQNAFVGLENYISVWNNTMFQMGLKNTMELSLICAPLLFLLSFVLAAGLHRIRPAGGFFRSSVLLPYLMPSSAILLIWLIWFDFRGPVNRLLAQFGVERIDWLVGPEARIPVILLFLWKNLGFCVVIFMSALQSIPESLYEYATLEGASFMKQTFRITLPLAVPSAFLVGILSFVNAFRIFKEVYFIAGAYPNEPLLYTLQNYMSNMYNQLSYQNVTTAAYIFAVIVFVLFGVLFLSQRSALKRLNGGD, from the coding sequence TTGTATAAGAAATTTCGACTGGCATGGCCGTTCCTGCTGCCGGGACTGGCGGGATTGCTGATTTTCTACGGGATCCCGTTTGTGGGCGGAATCTGGTACAGCGTGACAGACGGTAAAGTCCAGAACGCGTTTGTAGGGCTTGAGAACTACATCTCTGTCTGGAACAACACCATGTTCCAGATGGGCCTGAAAAACACCATGGAACTTTCCCTGATCTGCGCACCGCTGCTGTTCCTGCTGTCCTTTGTGCTGGCAGCAGGACTGCACCGGATCCGCCCGGCCGGCGGGTTCTTCCGGTCCAGCGTGCTGCTGCCTTACCTGATGCCGTCCTCGGCCATTCTGCTGATCTGGCTGATCTGGTTTGATTTCCGGGGACCGGTGAACCGCCTGCTGGCACAGTTTGGCGTTGAACGGATTGACTGGCTTGTTGGGCCGGAAGCCCGTATTCCGGTTATCCTGCTGTTCCTGTGGAAGAACCTGGGCTTCTGCGTGGTTATCTTTATGTCCGCGCTGCAGTCCATTCCGGAGTCGCTGTATGAATACGCGACGCTGGAAGGCGCTTCCTTTATGAAACAGACCTTCAGGATTACCCTGCCGCTGGCGGTGCCTTCCGCCTTCCTGGTAGGCATCCTGTCCTTCGTGAACGCGTTCAGGATCTTTAAGGAAGTCTACTTTATTGCCGGCGCCTATCCGAATGAGCCGCTGTTGTACACGCTCCAGAACTACATGAGCAATATGTACAACCAGCTGAGTTATCAGAACGTGACAACAGCAGCGTATATCTTTGCTGTGATCGTGTTCGTGCTCTTCGGTGTGCTCTTCCTGAGCCAGCGGTCAGCGCTGAAACGGCTGAACGGAGGCGATTGA